One window from the genome of Oryctolagus cuniculus chromosome 1, mOryCun1.1, whole genome shotgun sequence encodes:
- the COA4 gene encoding cytochrome c oxidase assembly factor 4 homolog, mitochondrial, with protein sequence MSSSVPQGHTWVRQVKKEDEEEDPLDQLISRSGCAASHLAVQECMAQHQDWRQCQSQVQAFRDCMNEQQARRREELQRRKEQASARR encoded by the coding sequence ATGTCATCCTCTGTGCCTCAAGGTCATACCTGGGTCCGACAAGTGAAGAaggaggatgaggaagaagaCCCTCTGGATCAGCTAATCTCCCGTTCTGGCTGTGCTGCCTCCCATTTAGCAGTGCAGGAGTGCATGGCCCAGCACCAGGACTGGCGGCAGTGCCAGTCACAGGTGCAGGCCTTCCGGGATTGCATGAATGAGCAGCAGGCAAGGCGGCGAGAGgagctacagagaaggaaagagcagGCCAGTGCTCGCCGCTGA